A window of Streptomyces profundus genomic DNA:
GTTCGTCGGGCTGCCGCTGCTGGCGCTGACGTTGCTGTGGTTGCGCACCTTCGGCTATGTGGAGCGGCAGCGGGCGCGGCTGCTGTTGGGGTCGGAGGTGGCCGAGCCGGGCCCCGTGCGGCACCGGGACGGGAAGACCGGGCTGCTGGCCTGGATCGGGGCGGTGCTGCGCAGCGACGTCTCCTGGCGGTCCACGGCGTACGCCCTGCTGCACCTGCCGTGGGCGATCGCGACGTTCACCGTGGTGGTGACCACCTGGGCCGGTGGCTTCGCCGCGCTGACGCTTCCGCTGTGGTCCTGGACGTTGAACGAGGACATCGGCATCAACACCGACGGGCAGGGCAACGGCTGGATCTGGGACAACCCGTTCGAGCTGGCGCTGGTCTCGGTGGTCGGGCTGCTGCTGCTGATCAGCGGCTCGTTGCTGATCCGGGGCATGGTCGCCGTCGACCGGCTGGCGGTCCGCGCGCTGCTGGGGCCCTCGGCGGCGGCGAGCCGGGTGTCGCAGCTGGAGGAGGACCGCTCCGTCGTGGTGGACACCTCGGCGGCCGATCTTCGGCGGATCGAGCGGGATCTGCACGACGGGGCGCAGGCCCGCCTGGTCGCCCTGGCCATGGACCTGGGCCTGGCCAAGGAGAAACTCACCGAGGACCCCGAAGCCGCAGCCCGCATGGTCGACGAAGCACACGGCGAGGTCAAACTCGCCCTCCAGGAACTCCGCGACCTCGCCCGAGGCATCCACCCCGCCGTCCTCACCGACCGAGGACTCGGCCCCGCCCTCTCCTCCGTCGCCGCCCGCTGCACCGTCCCCGTCACCGTCGACATCGACCTCGACCAACGACCCGCACCCGCCATCGAGGGCATCGCCTACTTCACCACCTCGGAACTCCTCCAGAACATCAGCAAACACAGCAACGCCCACCACGCCACCATCGAGATCTGGCGCACCACCGACCGCCTCATGATCCAGGTCACCGACAACGGCCAAGGCGGCGCCACCACCACCCACGGCACCGGCCTCGCCGGACTCACCGAACGCCTCACCGCCGTCGACGGCCTCCTCGCCATCCAATCCCCCCACGGCGGACCCACCACCATCACCGCCGAACTCCCCTGGCGGGAACCTGACGGCTCCCCGAGCGGACGTCGACCGAGGTGAGATGCTGGGGGACGGACTCTTGAGCTGCGGTGAGAAACGGGGAGTGGACGGGTGCGGGTAGTCATCGCCGAGGACTCGGTGCTGCTGCGGGACGGGTTGACCCGCCTGTTGAACGACCGGGGGCACGAGGTGGTGGCCGGGGTCGGGGACGCGGAGGCGTTGATCGCCGCGATCGACGAGCTGGCCGCGGCCGGGCAGGTGCCCGATGTGGTGGTGGCGGACGTGCGGATGCCGCCGACGCACACCGACGAGGGGGTGCGGGCGGCGGTGCGGCTGCGGCAGCGCTTCCCCGAGCTCGGGGTGCTGGTGCTCTCGCAGTATGTGGAGGAGCAGTACGCCACGGAGCTGATCGCCGGCTCCAGCCGGGGTGTGGGCTATCTGTTGAAGGACCGGGTGGCGGACGTCAGCGAGTTCGTCGCCGCGGTGGCCAGGGTGGCGGAGGGCGGGACCGCGTTGGATCCCGAGGTGGTCGCCCAGCTGCTGGGCCGGAGCCGCAAGCAGGACGTGCTGGGCGGGCTGACGCCCAGGGAGCGCGAGGTGCTGGGGCTGATGGCGGAGGGCCGGACCAACTCGGCGGTCGCGCAGCAGCTGGTGGTGAGCCATGGGGCGGTGGAGAAGCATGTGAGCAACATCTTCATGAAGCTCGGTTTGGCGCAGAGTGACACAGATCACCGGCGGGTTCTGGCGGTTCTCACGTATCTCAATTCCTAGCCCTCTGCCACGCTGGAGTGTGAGGTGAACGACCGGCATTCGGCCGGTAGTTGAGGCGTTTCACGCCACAGCGGGGGGTTTACCGGGTGGTGGGGGTCACCGCTCGTCCGAACACACGGGGTAAGAGCACGTCCGCGCTGTGAGACGCCCTCGGGAAGGCAAGCCTTACCCGCCGTACCATGGCCGACAAGAGCCGCCTCGTAAGGAGGGCTACAGCAGTGACCATCGAGGTCAACCAGGCGAGCCGGGACGACAAGGACGTGCGACGTCTGGACCGGGTGATCATCCGGTTCGCGGGGGACTCCGGCGACGGAATGCAGTTGACAGGCGACCGTTTCACGTCGGAGACGGCCTCGTTGGGGAACGATCTCTCCACGCTGCCGAACTTCCCCGCGGAGATCCGGGCCCCCGCCGGCACCCTGCCGGGTGTCTCCTCGTTCCAGGTGCACTTCGCCGACCACGACATCCTCACCCCGGGCGACGCGCCCGACGTGCTGGTGGCGATGAACCCCGCCGCGCTCAAGGCGAACGTGCCCGATCTGCCGCGCGGCGCGGAGATCATCGTCAACACCGACGAGTTCACCTCGCGGGCGCTGACCAAGGTCGGCTACGCGACGAATCCGCTGGACGACGAGTCGCTGGACGCGTACCGCGTGCACCGGGTGCCGTTGACCACGCTCACCGTGGAGGCGCTCAAGGCGTACGAGCTGACCCGCAAGGAGGCCGGGCGCTCCAAGAACATGTTCGCCCTGGGCCTGCTGTCCTGGATGTACCACCGCCCGACGGAGAACACCGAGGCGTTCCTGCGGTCGAAGTTCGCCAAGCGTCCGGACATCGCCGAGGCCAACATCACGGCGTTCCGCGCCGGTTGGAACTTCGGCGAGACCACGGAGGACTTCGCGGTCTCCTACGAGGTCGCGCCGGCCGTCTCGGCGTTCCCCGCCGGGACGTACCGCAACATCTCGGGCAATCTGGCGCTCGCCTACGGCCTGGTCGCCGCCGGCCAGCAGGCCGATCTGCCGCTCTTCCTCGGCTCCTACCCGATCACTCCGGCCTCCGACGTGCTGCACGAGCTGTCCAAGCACAAGAACTTCGGGGTGCGCAGCTTCCAGGCCGAGGACGAGATCGCGGCGATCGGCGCCGCGCTCGGCGCGTCCTTCGGCGGCTCGCTCGGCGTGACCACCACCTCGGGCCCCGGCGTCGCGCTGAAGTCCGAGACGATCGGTCTCGCCGTCTCGCTCGAACTGCCGCTGCTGATCATCGCCATCCAGCGCGGCGGCCCGTCCACCGGGCTGCCGACCAAGACCGAGCAGGCCGACCTGCTCCAGGCGATGTACGGGCGCAACGGCGAGGCGCCGGTGCCGATCGTGGCCCCCTCGACGCCCGGGGAGTGCTTCGACGCGGCCATCGAGGCGGCCAGGATCGCGCTCGCCTACCGGACGCCCGTCTTCCTGCTGTCGGACGGCTATCTGGCCAACGGCTCGGAGCCGTGGCGGGTGCCCGATCCGTCCGAACTGCCGGACCTGCGCGTCCAGTTCGCCACCGGGCCCAACCACACCCTGCCGGACGGCAGCGAGACGTTCTGGCCCTACAAGCGGGACGAGACCACGCTGGCCCGCCCGTGGGCGGTGCCCGGGACACCGGGTCTTGAGCACCGCATCGGCGGCATCGAGAAGCAGGACGGCACGGGCAACATCTCCTACGACCCGGCCAACCACGAGCACATGGTGCACACCCGCCAGGCCAAGGTGGACGGCGTCGAGGTGCCGGATGTCGTCGTGGACGATCCGAGCGGCGAGGCCAGGGTGCTGGTCCTCGGCTGGGGCTCCACCTACGGGCCGATCACGGCCGGGGTGCGGCGGGTCCGCAAGGCCGGCGGGAAGATCGCCCAGACCCATGTGCGCAACCTCAACCCGCTGCCGGCCAACCTCGGCGAGGTGCTGCGCTCCTACGACCGGGTGGTCCTGCCGGAGATGAACCTCGGCCAGCTGTCCGCCCTGCTGCGCGCCAAGTACCTGGTTGATATCCAGTCGTTGACGCAGGTCACCGGGCTGCCGTTCAAGGCCGAGCAGCTCGCGTCCGCTTTCAAGGAGGCTCTGGACGATGTCCACTGAGGCACCTATCCAGCACCGCACCTCGCTGGCGCTCATCCCCACCGCCGACAAGCCGCAGAGCGCCAAGGACTTCAAGTCGGACCAGGAGGTCCGCTGGTGCCCCGGCTGCGGTGACTACGCCGTGCTCGCGGCGGTCCAGGGCTTCCTCCCGGAGCTGGGCCTCGCCAAGGAGAACATCGTCTTCGTCTCCGGCATCGGCTGCTCCTCCCGTTTCCCGTACTACATGAACACCTACGGGATGCACTCGATCCACGGGCGCGCCCCGGCGATCGCGACCGGGCTCTCGGCGTCCCGACGGGATCTGTCGGTCTGGGTGGTCACCGGCGACGGCGACGCGCTCTCCATCGGCGGCAACCATCTGATCCACGCGCTGCGGCGCAACGTGAACCTCAAGATCCTGCTCTTCAACAACCGGATCTACGGGCTCACCAAGGGCCAGTACTCGCCGACCTCGGAGGCCGGCAAGATCACCAAGTCGACGCCGATGGGCTCGCTTGAGACCCCGTTCAACCCGCTGTCGCTGGCGCTGGGCGCGGAGGCGTCTTTCGTGGCCCGCACGGTCGACTCGGACCGCAAGCACCTCACCGGCGTGCTGCGCGCGGCGGCCGAGCACCACGGTTCGGCGCTGGTGGAGATCTACCAGAACTGCAACATCTTCAACGACGGCGCCTTCGAGGTGCTGAAGGACAAGAAGCAGGCGCAGGAGGCGGTCATCCGCCTCGAACACGGCGAGCCGATCCGGTTCGGCCTGCCGGCCGAGGACGGTCTCGGCGAGAAGGGCGTGGTCCGCGATCCGGAGAGCGGCGATCTGCGGGTGATCGACGTGGCGACCGAGGGCACCGACGGCATCGTCGTCCACAACGCGCACGCGGCGTCGCCCACCACGGCGTTCGCGCTCACCCGCCTCGCCGACCCGCAGACGCTGCACCGCACCCCGATCGGGGTGTTCCGCAGCGTGCCGCGTCCGGCGTACGAGGACCAGATGGCCGACCAGCTGGATCTCGCGGTCGAGCGGCAGGGCAAGGGCGACCTCGGCGCGCTGCTCGCCGGCAACGACACCTGGACGGTCGCCGGCTGACGTCTCGGCCCGTCGGCGCCCGTTGATCCTCTGTGATCCCCCGTCCGGTCCTTGGGCGGGGGATCACCCGCGTCGGCCGGTTATCCGGAATGACAGGCCCGACCGCCGGCGTTACCTTCGGGGGGCTGTTCGAGAGCGGCAGCGGTTCGAAAGTGCGGGAGGTGGACGGTGGCGGGAACGGGCGCGGCGAACCGATCGGGGTTGGCGCTGGGATTCGCGGCCTTCGGTCTGTGGGGGCTACTGCCCCTCTACTGGCGCCTGTTGGAGGACAGCGGCGCCTTCGAGGTGCTCGCCCACCGCATGGTGTGGTCGCTGCCGACGGCGCTGCTGCTGTTGCTGCTGGTCCGCAGCTGGTCCTGGATAGGTCCGCTGCTGCGCGACCCCAAGCGGCTGGCGCTGCTGCTGCTCTCCGCCTCGCTGATCACGTTCAACTGGGGCCTGTTCATCTGGTGCGTCGCCGAGGACCGGGTGCTGGAGGCGTCCCTCGGCTACTTCATCAACCCGCTCTTCACCATCGCCATGGGCGTGCTGCTGCTGCGCGAGCGGCTGCGGACGGCGCAGTGGGCGGCGGTGGGCATCGGTGCCCTGGCCGTCGTGGTGATGAGCGTGGCCTACGGTCAGGTGCCCTGGCTCTCGCTCTCGCTCTCGGTGTCCTTCGCCACCTACGGGCTGGTCAAGAAGCGGACCGGCCTGGACGGGCTTGAGGGGTTCAGCGCGGACAGCGCGATCCAGTTCGTGCCGGCGCTCGGCTTCCTGGTGGTGCTCGCCGGGCGCGGCGAGGGCTCGTTCACGGTCGAGGGGCCGGGCTACGCGCTGCTGCTGGTGGGCAGCGGCCTGGCCACCGCCCTCCCGTTGATCTTCTTCGGCGCGGCGACGGTGCGGCTGCCGCTGTCCACCGTCGGCCTGATGCAGTACATCGCGCCGAGCACCATGTTCCTGCTGGGACTGCTGGTCTTCGGCGAGGAGATGCCGCCCGAGCGGTGGATCGGCTTCGGCCTGGTGTGGCTCGCGTTGACGGTGCTGACCTGGGACGCGCTGCGCCGGGCGCGCACCCGTCGGCGTACGGTGGCCCACAACCCCGTCACCGCGACGGTTCCGAAGGAGGCGACCAGCCCTGCTGGCTGAAACCACCCGAGCGTGGGTCGAGAGGCGGTTGGCGCCCGGCGAGCGGGTCACCGAGGTGGTGGCGCTGCACGGCGGTTGGACGTCCCAGATGCGCCGGCTGACGGTGACCGGGCCCGGTGGCAGCGGCCGGGAGGTGGTGCTGCGCTCCTTTGTCACGCCGTTCTTCCGCCGGCACGCGCCGGGTCTCCTGGGGCGCGAGCACCAGGTGTTGGGCCAGCTCATGGACACGTCGATCCCGGCGCCGCAGCCGCTGGCCGTCGATCCGGACGGCGCGCACTGCGCGGCGCCCTCGTTGCTGATGTCGCTGCTGCCCGGCCGTATCCGGCTGGCCGACGCCGACGTGTCGGGGCGGGTGGTGGCGCTCGCCGAGCTGCTGCGTTCGGTGCACCGGCTGCCCGCCGACGGTCCTGGGCGGCCACGCCCCTACCAGGCGTGGACCAGCCCCGAGCGGGTGCGGGTGCCGGCGGGCACGGCGCGGCCCGCGCTGTGGCGGGCGGCGATCGCGGCCATCGACCGGCCGCCGCCACCGTTCGAAGGCCGCTTCCTGCACCGGGACTTCCACCCGGGCAATGTGCTCTTCGACGACGCGGGCCGGATCACGGGCGTGGTCGACTGGGTGGAGACGTCGTTCGGCCCGGCGGATCTCGATGTGGCGCACTGCGCCACCGCGTTGGCCCTGCTGCACGGCCCCGACGTCGGCCTCTCCTTCCCCGACCACTACCTGACGGCGGGCGGCCGGCTCTCCCCGACCGCCGAGGCACGACGCTACTGGCGCCTCCTGGACGCGCTCGCCTTCGCCCCCGACGCGGAGAAGGTCGCCACCCCCTGGCGCGCCTGCGGTCGCCCCGACCTCACCCCACCCCTGCTGACCACCCGCCTGGAGACCTACCTCACCGCACTCCTCGACACCACCACCTGACCTGCCCACCCAGCGCTCAGGCGGCCGTGTCGTGTTCGCGCCGCAGGCGTCGGACCTCGGCCTCCCTGAACGCCTGGACCTCCGCCGCCAAGCCGCTTTCCGCCAGGTCCGCGACGGGTACGCAGAGATCCATTCGTTGGATACAGACACCCAGCATGTAGGTGCCCTCCTCCGAGAGATAGAGACGGATGCCGTAGTAACCCTCCTGGCAGTCCGTGTCGTTGTTGAAGCGGCACCCCTCGCAGGTGTCCGGCAGTCGCACGGGCAGCAGCCGCTTGACATGGACCGCCCGGCCGCCGAGGGCCCGGTAGAGGGTCCTCTGGTCCGAGGTGCCGGCGGTGAACGTCCGGAGCACCGGCTCCGCGCCAACTCGGCTGAGCACCTCGGCGATCGCCGCGCTCGACTCCGCCTGGTTCTGAATGCTGGAGAGCATTCTCACGTCCGCGTACTGCCCATGGGATTCGATCAGGCGCACGGTGCGCTCCACATGGTCGGTGCCGGGCACCACGATGTTCACCGAGGCCCTCACACCATGGGACACCGCGTCGCGGATGGTCTGCCGCGCGGCTCTGATCTTCGTCTCGGCCAGGCGGGCGGACCCGAAGCGCTCGGCCTGCACCGTGAGAAGCTCCTCGGCCGTGGTGCCGAACACCGAGACATTCACCCGGTCGAGCCCGGCGGCCGAGCACGCCCTCATGACCTGTGAGCCGCGCTCACCGTTGGTGGTCATACCCACCACCAGGCCCATGCCGCCCAGCGTGGAGACCAACGCGGAAATCTCTGCGTGGAGGGTTGGCTCCCCACCGGTGAGATGCACTTCGTCGGCGTCGAACGCTCGCGCCACCGTCCTGACCGCGCGCCGGAAGGCCATGTCGGGACGCATCTTCGCGGAGAGGAACGACACGCCGTTGGTTTCGGCGTAGACCGACACCCGTCCGGTCCTGCCGGGGCCCGAAACGACCGGCAGCGGGGTCCGGCCCCTGTTGTCGGCGGTGACAGGGGTGCCCTCGTTATGACAGAACGTGCATGCCAACCCGCAGTCGTCAATGACCTTGATCCTGACCGTTCTGTCCCGCACGACGCGGACCGGGAGATCACGCTTTTCCATGGTCATGTGCGTCGGCCCGCTCACTCGAAGGTGAGCCGGGGCATCGACGCGATGTCGATGCCATACCGGCGATAGACCAGCGTCGTGTTCTCACTGGTGAGGTCGCCCGCAGAGAACCCAAGGGCATGGGCCGCCTGGTGGACGTGTTCGGCGCTGCTTCCCTCGATCTCCAGATAAGGGGGGATCAGCGGCCAGTGGTCCAACTCGACGGCCGCGCCGAGCAGTGACCAGGACGAACGGCGGTTCTCCTGATATGCCTCCGGCTGGTAACCGAGCTTGCCGAGAATGGTGTGGGTGGCGTCGAAGTCGCCGACCGGGGTCTCCGTCTCCCGCACACCGTCAACGGCGTCCGTCAGGATCTCCTTGACGCAGAGGGTCGCGACGGTGCCGTTGTCCCTCAGCCGCACCCACGTTCCCGACCTGCCGGGGATGTCGTAGACATAGCGACGCTGGAGCCGGTCTCCATGGTGTTCGGCGCCCACTTCGAGCAGCAGGGCCCGCATCTTCTCGGGGTCGATATCGAGCACCTTCGCCTCGAATTCGATCTCCGTACCCATATGAACTTCCTCCGTGGAAAAGGGTTTTCCGCTCCTCCCAGGCTAGAGGCACACGCCGAAGCGCTCCAGGCGTATTAGCGTTGTCGGGTAAAAACCTCGGACCACTCGTCCAGCAACTGCCGGCAGCCATCCCCGAAGACGGCATACCGCTCGTAATGCTCGAAGTCATGCAGATACGCCGTCACATCCCGATGGTCACGCAGTATCAGCACACCGGTGCCCGTTTCCACGGTGGCCAGTTTCCGGTCGTAGACCGTGAACGTGTTCAGCGGCCTCTCCGGGATATAGCCCCCCAGGGGGATGACCCCCAACCGCACCTGAGGAATACGGGAGACCGACACCAGCCGCCCCAGTTGCGCGGCCATCGCCATCGGGGGAAGCAGCGGCCATCTGACCGCCTGCTCGGTGAGAACGAACGTGAACGACTTGCCGGGCTCGTGGAGCACCCGCTGCCGTTCCATCTTCTTGGCGACGACCTTCGACTGATCTCCTGGCGCGTCAGCGATGCTGGCTCGCGCGTACTCGGGGGTGGAGAGCAGCCCCGTGATCATCGAGAGCAGAAAGAATCGGAAATCCCGCGAGAGCGCTTCCAGCCGCGCCAGCTCGTTCTGCTTCTTGTCCAAACCCCTGCGGCGGGAGGACCAGTCATCCTGCCATTCGGTGTTGGCGGTTCTCGCCAACGACAGGATCTCGGCCACCATGGGCTGATCCACCCTGAGGGCGTCCAGGATCAGTTCGACATCGACCAGCGCAGGCGTGAGCTTACCGCTTTCGATATTGCTGATCTTTGTCTGGGACATGTTGCAGCGGCGAGCTAGCCAGGTCTGTGTTCTCCCGGCTCGCCGCCGCTGATGTCTCAGTTCCTCAGCCAGGTCCGATCTACTCCGACCCAGCTTCTCGGGTTCAAACGTCAAGACCCTTCACATACTCCTCGAAGGGCACCGACGCGGCGACCGCCACTCGCTGGTACTCGATGAAGGCGGCCACATCCCCGTCATGGACCTCGCGATTGATCTGCCGACCGTCCGGATGGTAGTTCATCAGCACCACCTCGGCATGGTCGAAGATCCAGAAATCCTGAACACCGGCCAGCGGGTTCTCCCGGTCGGTCACATCAAGAATGCGGATCTCCTCGCCGGCCAGCGCGTGCGGTGCGTAGTACTGGGAGAACTCGAACCGCAGATAGTCGGAGAGCGGTTGAGCCACGATATGGACACGCCCCTGCGAACGTCCCTCGGTGACCTGCCGACGCAGCCGGTCCGTGTACTCGTTGGAGACGGCGTGCGGGTCGATGCGCGTTCCGGCCCTGAACGCCGCGAACTCCTCCGCCTCCTGCGGCATGAGGTACTGCGGCAGGGTTTCGAGCCGCCATGCCTCCCGCCGGAAGTTCTGAAACCGCGCCGCCCACTCCTCACCAGCCAAGAGCACGTACGGCCTCCCTCAGTACTCTCTCCGGAATCTCCACGAGCCCTTCTCCCTCCGGTGGCATGAACACCTCGGACACATCGCCCTGGACAATGAAAGAGCCTCCGGCGGTGCGGTAGACATTCGGACAGTCGTTCTTCCCGCACTCCCCGTTGCCGCTTCCGGTGAGGCGGGTGAGTTCTCCGCGTGCCACGCTGCAACCCCCTTACATACAGCCCTGTTGGGCCGATAGATCCGAAGGTACGGGCCTCGGCCTCGACCGTCCATGTGGCATTGCCGGTATTCGCGTTGTCGGGTAACCGGAGTCGGCCCTTTACCCCGGGGTGGTGCGGCGGGTGCGGTGGGTGCGGGTCTTGTTGAGGGTGCCGCAGTGTTCCATGGCGCACCAGCGGCGGCGGCCCGGGCGGGAGGTGTCGGCGTAGACCAGCTGGCAGTCGTCGGCCGCACACATCCGTATCCGGTCGGCGAAGGGGCCGGTGAACAGCTCGACGGCGTCCCTGGCGACGGTGGACAGCAGCTGTTCCACGGTGGGCTGGCCGGCCCAGGCGCGGGTGCCGTCCGGGGTGAGGGCGGGGGTCAACGGGGCCTTGGCCGCCGCCGCGTTCACCACGGCCAGCTCGGCGGCGGGCAGCGGCTGGGACGCCACCCTGGCGAGCGCCAGGCCCCAGAGCGCGTCGCGCAGCCCGCGGGCCGCCGCCACCTCGGGCGTGCGCGCCGTCAGTTGGGGCGCGGGGCGCAGCCGGCAGGCGCGTGCCCAGTCGTCGAGCGCCTGCGGGGTGTGCAGCGTCTCCCAGCGCGCGAACTCGCCCGGCCCGCCGGTGGGCAGCAGCTCAAGACAGAGCGCCCCCGGATCGAAGCGGTACCAGGCGCCACGGTGGGAACGCAGCCGCAGTCCGGTCACGTTGCTTGGCGTTGGCTCCATGTAACCACTATAACTAGTTACATGACCCTTGGTTGGAAACTTGTGATCGACTGCGCGAACGCGCACCGACAGGCGGACTTCTGGGCCGCCGCCCTTGAGTACCGGCGGGAGGACAACGGCCCCCTGGTGGAACGGCTCCGCGCGGGCGGCCAGTTGGCGGAGGAGGCCGTCGTCGAGCATCGGGGCCGGCTGGAGTTCCGTGGCTTCGCCGCCGTGCGGCACCCGGACGACCCGTTCGACGAGGCGAGCGATATCGGCCTCGGCCGGCGGCTGCTCTTCCAGGAGGTGCCGGAGCCCAAGACGGTCAAGAACCGGCTGCATATCGACATCCACGGCGAGCGGGGCCAACTGGAGCCGCTGGTCGCACGGTTGGAGGGCCTGGGCGCCAGCCGGGTGCGGGAGGAGGACCAGGATCCCGCGGGCCACTGGTGGATCATGCTCGACCCGGAGGGCAACGAGTTCTGCGCCTCCTGACGTCCCCCGGCCACACCGGCGGTTTCCAGCCATCTGAGATGCTGGGCGAAGGGCCCCCGCCCGGGGCCCTTGCGACCGCGACCACTCGGGGAGGCGACGGTGGGGGGCGAAGGTGGGGCGCGCTATCCCCTGGCGCGGTTCATGATCTCGTTCAGCACCGGGTTCCTCTGGGGACTGGTGCTGTTCGCGATCGCACTGAACATGCTGGAGGAGTCGCTCCACGAGAGCCCGCCCGACAGTTGGACCGACTGGGGCGCCGGCGCGCTGCTGGTGCTGATCCTCGCCGCGATCGCCTACGCCCTGGCCGAAGGCGAGGTCGGCCTGCCGCGCCGGGGCGCCCGCGCGCCCGTCCGCCACGGCTGGCTCACCGGGGGCTCGGCCGGCGTACTGGGCGCCGGCGCCCTCCAGTTGGCGAACGACTGGCTGCACCCAAGGATGACGGAGG
This region includes:
- a CDS encoding sensor histidine kinase produces the protein MTVLRLPFTARAWREGLYALLNLPMAIVGFVTAVTGLAVSAGLLITFVGLPLLALTLLWLRTFGYVERQRARLLLGSEVAEPGPVRHRDGKTGLLAWIGAVLRSDVSWRSTAYALLHLPWAIATFTVVVTTWAGGFAALTLPLWSWTLNEDIGINTDGQGNGWIWDNPFELALVSVVGLLLLISGSLLIRGMVAVDRLAVRALLGPSAAASRVSQLEEDRSVVVDTSAADLRRIERDLHDGAQARLVALAMDLGLAKEKLTEDPEAAARMVDEAHGEVKLALQELRDLARGIHPAVLTDRGLGPALSSVAARCTVPVTVDIDLDQRPAPAIEGIAYFTTSELLQNISKHSNAHHATIEIWRTTDRLMIQVTDNGQGGATTTHGTGLAGLTERLTAVDGLLAIQSPHGGPTTITAELPWREPDGSPSGRRPR
- a CDS encoding LuxR C-terminal-related transcriptional regulator; protein product: MRVVIAEDSVLLRDGLTRLLNDRGHEVVAGVGDAEALIAAIDELAAAGQVPDVVVADVRMPPTHTDEGVRAAVRLRQRFPELGVLVLSQYVEEQYATELIAGSSRGVGYLLKDRVADVSEFVAAVARVAEGGTALDPEVVAQLLGRSRKQDVLGGLTPREREVLGLMAEGRTNSAVAQQLVVSHGAVEKHVSNIFMKLGLAQSDTDHRRVLAVLTYLNS
- a CDS encoding 2-oxoacid:acceptor oxidoreductase subunit alpha, encoding MTIEVNQASRDDKDVRRLDRVIIRFAGDSGDGMQLTGDRFTSETASLGNDLSTLPNFPAEIRAPAGTLPGVSSFQVHFADHDILTPGDAPDVLVAMNPAALKANVPDLPRGAEIIVNTDEFTSRALTKVGYATNPLDDESLDAYRVHRVPLTTLTVEALKAYELTRKEAGRSKNMFALGLLSWMYHRPTENTEAFLRSKFAKRPDIAEANITAFRAGWNFGETTEDFAVSYEVAPAVSAFPAGTYRNISGNLALAYGLVAAGQQADLPLFLGSYPITPASDVLHELSKHKNFGVRSFQAEDEIAAIGAALGASFGGSLGVTTTSGPGVALKSETIGLAVSLELPLLIIAIQRGGPSTGLPTKTEQADLLQAMYGRNGEAPVPIVAPSTPGECFDAAIEAARIALAYRTPVFLLSDGYLANGSEPWRVPDPSELPDLRVQFATGPNHTLPDGSETFWPYKRDETTLARPWAVPGTPGLEHRIGGIEKQDGTGNISYDPANHEHMVHTRQAKVDGVEVPDVVVDDPSGEARVLVLGWGSTYGPITAGVRRVRKAGGKIAQTHVRNLNPLPANLGEVLRSYDRVVLPEMNLGQLSALLRAKYLVDIQSLTQVTGLPFKAEQLASAFKEALDDVH
- a CDS encoding 2-oxoacid:ferredoxin oxidoreductase subunit beta, which gives rise to MSTEAPIQHRTSLALIPTADKPQSAKDFKSDQEVRWCPGCGDYAVLAAVQGFLPELGLAKENIVFVSGIGCSSRFPYYMNTYGMHSIHGRAPAIATGLSASRRDLSVWVVTGDGDALSIGGNHLIHALRRNVNLKILLFNNRIYGLTKGQYSPTSEAGKITKSTPMGSLETPFNPLSLALGAEASFVARTVDSDRKHLTGVLRAAAEHHGSALVEIYQNCNIFNDGAFEVLKDKKQAQEAVIRLEHGEPIRFGLPAEDGLGEKGVVRDPESGDLRVIDVATEGTDGIVVHNAHAASPTTAFALTRLADPQTLHRTPIGVFRSVPRPAYEDQMADQLDLAVERQGKGDLGALLAGNDTWTVAG
- the rarD gene encoding EamA family transporter RarD; this encodes MAGTGAANRSGLALGFAAFGLWGLLPLYWRLLEDSGAFEVLAHRMVWSLPTALLLLLLVRSWSWIGPLLRDPKRLALLLLSASLITFNWGLFIWCVAEDRVLEASLGYFINPLFTIAMGVLLLRERLRTAQWAAVGIGALAVVVMSVAYGQVPWLSLSLSVSFATYGLVKKRTGLDGLEGFSADSAIQFVPALGFLVVLAGRGEGSFTVEGPGYALLLVGSGLATALPLIFFGAATVRLPLSTVGLMQYIAPSTMFLLGLLVFGEEMPPERWIGFGLVWLALTVLTWDALRRARTRRRTVAHNPVTATVPKEATSPAG
- a CDS encoding aminoglycoside phosphotransferase family protein gives rise to the protein MAPGERVTEVVALHGGWTSQMRRLTVTGPGGSGREVVLRSFVTPFFRRHAPGLLGREHQVLGQLMDTSIPAPQPLAVDPDGAHCAAPSLLMSLLPGRIRLADADVSGRVVALAELLRSVHRLPADGPGRPRPYQAWTSPERVRVPAGTARPALWRAAIAAIDRPPPPFEGRFLHRDFHPGNVLFDDAGRITGVVDWVETSFGPADLDVAHCATALALLHGPDVGLSFPDHYLTAGGRLSPTAEARRYWRLLDALAFAPDAEKVATPWRACGRPDLTPPLLTTRLETYLTALLDTTT
- a CDS encoding radical SAM protein, with protein sequence MEKRDLPVRVVRDRTVRIKVIDDCGLACTFCHNEGTPVTADNRGRTPLPVVSGPGRTGRVSVYAETNGVSFLSAKMRPDMAFRRAVRTVARAFDADEVHLTGGEPTLHAEISALVSTLGGMGLVVGMTTNGERGSQVMRACSAAGLDRVNVSVFGTTAEELLTVQAERFGSARLAETKIRAARQTIRDAVSHGVRASVNIVVPGTDHVERTVRLIESHGQYADVRMLSSIQNQAESSAAIAEVLSRVGAEPVLRTFTAGTSDQRTLYRALGGRAVHVKRLLPVRLPDTCEGCRFNNDTDCQEGYYGIRLYLSEEGTYMLGVCIQRMDLCVPVADLAESGLAAEVQAFREAEVRRLRREHDTAA
- a CDS encoding class IV adenylate cyclase, producing MGTEIEFEAKVLDIDPEKMRALLLEVGAEHHGDRLQRRYVYDIPGRSGTWVRLRDNGTVATLCVKEILTDAVDGVRETETPVGDFDATHTILGKLGYQPEAYQENRRSSWSLLGAAVELDHWPLIPPYLEIEGSSAEHVHQAAHALGFSAGDLTSENTTLVYRRYGIDIASMPRLTFE
- a CDS encoding helix-turn-helix domain-containing protein translates to MTFEPEKLGRSRSDLAEELRHQRRRAGRTQTWLARRCNMSQTKISNIESGKLTPALVDVELILDALRVDQPMVAEILSLARTANTEWQDDWSSRRRGLDKKQNELARLEALSRDFRFFLLSMITGLLSTPEYARASIADAPGDQSKVVAKKMERQRVLHEPGKSFTFVLTEQAVRWPLLPPMAMAAQLGRLVSVSRIPQVRLGVIPLGGYIPERPLNTFTVYDRKLATVETGTGVLILRDHRDVTAYLHDFEHYERYAVFGDGCRQLLDEWSEVFTRQR
- a CDS encoding DUF6879 family protein, with the translated sequence MLLAGEEWAARFQNFRREAWRLETLPQYLMPQEAEEFAAFRAGTRIDPHAVSNEYTDRLRRQVTEGRSQGRVHIVAQPLSDYLRFEFSQYYAPHALAGEEIRILDVTDRENPLAGVQDFWIFDHAEVVLMNYHPDGRQINREVHDGDVAAFIEYQRVAVAASVPFEEYVKGLDV